A window from Streptomyces sp. NBC_00335 encodes these proteins:
- a CDS encoding RNA-guided endonuclease InsQ/TnpB family protein gives MQLRYNYRIYPDAFQQGALARAFGCARVVWNDCLRVRKEAHMEGLPYPASAAMSKLHITQAKRTAERSWLGEVSAVVLQQSLRDLDAAFKSFFDSIAGKRKGKKVGPPRFKSKKDTRQSIRFTSGAFRLKSNGLLYVARVGDLKVAWSRDLPVSPTSLTIVKDSAGRHFASFVVKVDADPLPETDSEVGIDLGLATFAVLSDGTKIVAPKFLRRAEKKLKRLHQDLSRKTRGSRNRGKARTKVARQYARVADQRRDWHHKVSTRIIRDNQAVYVEDLAVSGLLRTRLAKSVHDAGWSRFVSMLEYKAAKHGRYFGKIGRFEPTTQVCSLCGHREGPKPLNVRKWTCEECGAVHDRDENAAINTLAAGRADRLNASWSAGKTGSRGPAQRDEAGSLRDGPVAVAGVLGPRAKVHVK, from the coding sequence GTGCAGCTCCGATATAACTACCGGATATATCCGGATGCTTTCCAGCAGGGTGCGCTGGCGCGGGCATTCGGCTGTGCTCGTGTGGTGTGGAACGACTGCTTGCGTGTTCGTAAAGAAGCACACATGGAGGGGCTGCCCTATCCGGCCTCGGCTGCGATGTCCAAACTCCACATAACCCAGGCGAAGCGCACCGCGGAGAGGTCCTGGCTAGGTGAGGTTTCTGCCGTCGTGCTGCAGCAGTCGCTTCGGGATCTGGATGCTGCGTTCAAATCCTTCTTCGATTCGATTGCGGGCAAGCGCAAGGGGAAGAAGGTCGGCCCGCCGCGGTTCAAGTCGAAGAAGGACACGCGGCAGTCCATTCGGTTCACGTCCGGCGCCTTCCGGCTGAAGAGCAACGGGCTGCTGTATGTGGCAAGGGTGGGTGACCTCAAGGTCGCTTGGTCGCGGGACCTGCCCGTATCTCCAACGTCCCTGACGATTGTCAAGGATTCGGCAGGTCGGCACTTTGCGAGTTTCGTCGTCAAGGTGGATGCCGACCCTCTGCCGGAGACGGATAGTGAGGTTGGTATCGATCTGGGTCTGGCGACGTTCGCGGTGCTCTCTGACGGCACGAAGATCGTGGCCCCCAAGTTCCTGCGACGTGCTGAGAAGAAGCTCAAGAGGCTGCACCAGGACCTGTCGCGCAAGACGAGAGGGTCAAGGAATCGCGGGAAGGCACGGACCAAGGTCGCCAGGCAGTATGCCCGGGTGGCTGACCAGCGTAGGGACTGGCATCACAAGGTGTCGACACGAATCATCCGCGACAATCAAGCGGTGTACGTGGAAGACCTCGCTGTGTCCGGACTTCTGCGCACCCGGCTCGCCAAGTCGGTTCACGACGCAGGATGGTCGAGGTTCGTGAGCATGCTGGAGTATAAGGCTGCCAAGCATGGCAGGTACTTCGGGAAGATAGGACGCTTCGAGCCGACCACCCAAGTCTGCTCCCTATGCGGACACAGAGAAGGCCCCAAACCTCTGAACGTCAGGAAATGGACCTGCGAAGAGTGCGGGGCTGTGCATGACCGGGACGAGAACGCAGCAATCAATACCCTGGCCGCCGGACGGGCGGACAGGCTAAACGCCTCGTGGAGCGCAGGTAAGACCGGATCGAGAGGCCCGGCGCAGCGCGATGAAGCAGGAAGCCTCCGAGACGGTCCTGTGGCCGTGGCAGGAGTCCTTGGCCCGCGGGCCAAGGTGCACGTCAAATGA
- a CDS encoding galactose oxidase-like domain-containing protein, translating to MEWKIRRRARWRAALLAVGAMTAGLLLTAPQQATAGPPNLLTNPGFETAGPAGSDMPSCWSKSGWGDNDFSFTTVASAHSGTKAMRVSLTRRVDGDRKALVTENGTCAPTVVPGRQYDLSAWYKSNTPDVSVTVFRHDTTAGWQYWTDLQNPPVSAAWARTSVRTPAVPPGTDKIVWGLSVYGVGTLTTDDYALEEVAVPPPPATCTGTATECAKGKWEVIAAKNPVRSMHAVVLKNGKVLLIAGSGNDIAQFNAGTFTSAVYDPANGSFKTIPTPVDMFCSGHVQLSDGRVLVMSGNKGYPSADGTIGYQGLKDSYTFDPATEKYTKTNDMNGGHWYPSATILGNGDVISFGGLKEDSTGNVTAEKFSAAQNKWLPMNEVNQTWSYWGLYPSMILMQDGRLFYSGSHTFGNGTQGTGASVYDYAANTITDVPGLRNKDQRDESASVLLPPAQDQRVLTIGGGNNETNPAANRITDIIDLKQPSPAYTAGPDLPQGLVDQGAGKRPQTGAEGKMYVSAVLLPDGKVLETGGALHDRADPVYEASFFDPVTNTYQPGLAADPIPRGYHSASFLMPDGRVMSVGDNPGNGTYNNNVSIYSPPYLFKGARPQITSVIDNQWVYGDTQRITVNRAVAKAELIRPAAVTHSSDPNQRFVDLPLTVVNGTTIDLNVTSNPNLAPPGWYMLFAVDANGVPSIAQWVHLGGPSALAATAEPPTAHEHTFANELGAPKKNPAKRDSAPVAPSVAGCDRHYGTANVCVPTRFPAEVKATTKARCDWLAAHKYPARLKVNGSDPLRLDPDGDGYTC from the coding sequence ATGGAGTGGAAGATCCGGCGCAGGGCAAGGTGGCGGGCCGCTCTGCTGGCCGTCGGGGCGATGACCGCGGGCCTGCTGCTGACCGCGCCGCAGCAGGCCACGGCCGGACCGCCCAACCTGCTGACCAACCCCGGTTTCGAGACGGCCGGCCCGGCCGGCTCGGACATGCCCTCCTGCTGGTCGAAATCCGGCTGGGGCGACAACGACTTCAGCTTCACCACCGTCGCCAGCGCGCACTCCGGCACCAAGGCGATGAGGGTCTCGCTCACCCGCCGGGTGGACGGCGACCGCAAGGCCCTGGTGACCGAGAACGGCACCTGCGCCCCGACGGTCGTACCGGGCCGCCAGTACGACCTGTCGGCCTGGTACAAGTCGAACACCCCGGACGTGTCGGTGACGGTGTTCCGCCACGACACGACGGCCGGCTGGCAGTACTGGACCGATCTGCAGAATCCCCCCGTCAGTGCGGCGTGGGCGCGCACGTCGGTCCGTACGCCGGCGGTCCCTCCGGGCACCGACAAGATCGTGTGGGGTCTGTCCGTCTACGGGGTGGGCACGCTCACCACGGACGACTACGCGCTGGAGGAGGTGGCCGTACCTCCGCCGCCGGCCACCTGCACGGGCACGGCCACGGAGTGCGCGAAGGGCAAGTGGGAGGTGATCGCCGCCAAGAACCCGGTGCGCTCCATGCACGCCGTCGTGCTGAAGAACGGCAAGGTGCTGCTGATCGCGGGCTCGGGCAACGACATCGCCCAGTTCAACGCGGGCACCTTCACCTCCGCCGTCTACGACCCGGCGAACGGTTCGTTCAAGACGATCCCGACGCCCGTGGACATGTTCTGCTCCGGTCACGTGCAGCTGTCCGACGGCCGGGTGCTGGTGATGAGCGGCAACAAGGGCTATCCGTCGGCCGACGGCACGATCGGTTACCAGGGGCTGAAGGACTCGTACACCTTCGATCCGGCGACCGAGAAGTACACGAAGACCAACGACATGAACGGCGGGCACTGGTACCCGTCGGCGACGATCCTCGGCAACGGTGACGTGATCTCCTTCGGCGGACTGAAGGAGGACTCCACGGGCAACGTGACCGCGGAGAAGTTCTCGGCGGCGCAGAACAAGTGGCTGCCGATGAACGAGGTCAACCAGACCTGGTCGTACTGGGGCCTGTACCCGTCGATGATCCTGATGCAGGACGGGCGGCTCTTCTACTCGGGCAGCCACACCTTCGGCAACGGCACCCAGGGCACCGGTGCCTCCGTCTACGACTACGCCGCCAACACCATCACGGACGTGCCGGGCCTGCGGAACAAGGACCAGCGCGACGAGTCGGCGAGCGTGCTGCTGCCCCCGGCGCAGGACCAGCGGGTCCTGACCATCGGCGGCGGCAACAACGAGACCAACCCGGCCGCGAACCGGATCACCGACATCATCGACCTGAAGCAGCCGAGCCCGGCCTACACGGCCGGCCCGGACCTGCCGCAGGGCCTGGTCGACCAGGGCGCCGGCAAGCGCCCGCAGACCGGGGCCGAGGGCAAGATGTACGTGTCCGCCGTGCTGCTGCCGGACGGCAAGGTGCTGGAGACCGGCGGCGCCCTGCACGACCGGGCCGACCCGGTGTACGAGGCCTCGTTCTTCGACCCGGTGACCAACACCTACCAGCCGGGACTGGCCGCCGACCCGATCCCGCGGGGGTACCACTCGGCGTCGTTCCTGATGCCGGACGGCCGCGTCATGTCGGTCGGGGACAACCCGGGCAACGGCACGTACAACAACAACGTGTCGATCTACAGCCCGCCGTACCTCTTCAAGGGCGCGCGCCCGCAGATCACTTCGGTGATCGACAACCAGTGGGTGTACGGGGACACGCAGCGGATCACCGTCAACCGGGCGGTGGCCAAGGCGGAGTTGATCCGTCCGGCGGCGGTCACCCACTCCTCGGACCCGAACCAGCGGTTCGTGGACCTGCCGCTGACGGTCGTCAACGGCACCACCATCGACCTGAACGTCACCAGCAACCCGAACCTGGCGCCGCCCGGCTGGTACATGCTCTTCGCGGTCGACGCGAACGGCGTCCCGTCGATCGCGCAGTGGGTGCACCTGGGCGGCCCCTCCGCCTTGGCGGCCACCGCCGAGCCCCCGACCGCGCACGAGCACACCTTCGCGAACGAACTGGGCGCTCCGAAGAAGAACCCCGCGAAGCGGGACTCGGCTCCGGTGGCCCCGAGCGTGGCCGGCTGCGACCGGCACTACGGCACGGCCAACGTGTGCGTGCCCACGCGGTTCCCGGCGGAGGTGAAGGCGACCACGAAGGCCCGCTGCGACTGGCTGGCCGCCCACAAGTACCCGGCCCGCCTGAAGGTCAACGGCAGCGACCCGCTCCGCCTCGACCCGGACGGTGACGGATACACCTGCTGA
- a CDS encoding thioredoxin domain-containing protein, with translation MSNRLANETSPYLLQHADNPVDWWPWSPEAFAEARERGVPVMLSVGYSSCHWCHVMANESFEDELTAVYLNEHFVNVKVDREERPDIDAVYMEAVQAATGQGGWPMTVFLTPDAEPFYFGTYFPPEPRHGMPSFMQVLEGVRTAWVGRPEEVAEVAQRIVRDLAGRQLDYGKAGTPGPEELAQALLGLVREYDAARGGFGGAPKFPPSMVLEFLLRHHARTGSEGALEMAADTCEAMARGGIYDQLGGGFARYSVDREWVVPHFEKMLYDNALLCRVYAHLWRTTGDELARRVALETADFMVRELRTHEGGFASALDADSEDPETGKHVEGVYYAWTPAQLREVLGEEDGELAAACFGVTEEGTFEHGMSVLQLPAQGPDIGDDRIAGFKERLLAARQARPAPGRDDKIVAAWNGLAIAALAECGAFFDRPDLVERATEAADLLVRVHMDGMARLARTSKDGRVGVNAGVLEDYGDVAEGFLALGAVTGEGVWLEFAGFLVDLVLARFTAEDGSLYDTAHDAEQLIRRPQDPTDTAAPSGWTAAAGALLSYAAHTGSQAHRTAAERALAVVHALGPRAPRFIGHGLAVAEALVDGPREVAVVGHPEDPARAELHRVALLGTAPGAVVATGLPGAADGSGGEFPLLAERALMHELPTAYVCRHFVCARPTTDPVELAEQLGTVRP, from the coding sequence ATGTCGAACCGCCTCGCGAACGAGACCTCCCCGTACCTGCTCCAACACGCCGACAACCCCGTCGACTGGTGGCCCTGGTCCCCGGAGGCCTTCGCGGAGGCGCGGGAGCGCGGGGTGCCGGTGATGCTCAGCGTCGGATATTCGAGCTGCCATTGGTGTCATGTCATGGCCAACGAATCCTTCGAGGACGAGCTGACGGCCGTCTATCTCAACGAGCACTTCGTCAACGTCAAGGTCGACCGCGAAGAGCGTCCCGACATCGACGCCGTCTACATGGAAGCCGTGCAGGCCGCCACCGGGCAGGGCGGCTGGCCCATGACCGTGTTCCTCACCCCCGACGCCGAGCCCTTCTACTTCGGGACCTACTTCCCGCCCGAGCCCCGGCACGGGATGCCCTCCTTCATGCAGGTGCTCGAAGGCGTGCGCACCGCGTGGGTGGGGCGGCCCGAGGAGGTGGCGGAGGTCGCGCAGCGGATCGTACGGGACCTCGCGGGGCGGCAGCTCGACTACGGGAAGGCGGGCACCCCCGGGCCCGAGGAGCTCGCGCAGGCGCTGCTCGGGCTGGTGCGGGAGTACGACGCTGCGCGCGGCGGCTTCGGCGGGGCGCCGAAGTTCCCGCCGTCCATGGTGTTGGAGTTCCTGCTGCGCCACCACGCCCGGACCGGGTCCGAGGGGGCGCTGGAGATGGCGGCCGATACGTGTGAGGCCATGGCGCGCGGCGGGATCTACGACCAGCTCGGGGGCGGGTTCGCGCGGTACTCCGTGGACCGGGAGTGGGTCGTGCCGCACTTCGAGAAGATGCTCTACGACAATGCGCTGCTCTGCCGGGTCTACGCCCACCTGTGGCGCACCACCGGCGACGAGCTCGCACGCCGGGTCGCGCTGGAGACCGCCGATTTCATGGTCCGCGAACTGCGCACCCATGAGGGCGGCTTCGCCTCCGCGCTGGACGCCGACAGCGAGGACCCGGAGACCGGGAAGCACGTGGAGGGGGTCTACTACGCCTGGACTCCCGCCCAGTTGCGCGAGGTGCTGGGGGAGGAGGACGGGGAGCTGGCCGCCGCCTGTTTCGGGGTGACCGAGGAGGGGACCTTCGAGCACGGGATGTCCGTGCTCCAACTGCCGGCGCAGGGGCCGGACATCGGTGACGACCGGATCGCCGGTTTCAAGGAGCGGCTGCTCGCCGCGCGGCAGGCGCGGCCCGCGCCCGGCCGGGACGACAAGATCGTCGCCGCGTGGAACGGGCTGGCCATCGCGGCCCTCGCCGAGTGCGGGGCCTTCTTCGACCGGCCCGATCTGGTCGAGCGGGCCACGGAGGCCGCCGACCTCCTCGTGCGGGTGCACATGGACGGGATGGCGCGGCTCGCGCGGACCAGCAAGGACGGGCGCGTCGGGGTCAACGCCGGGGTGCTGGAGGACTACGGGGACGTCGCCGAGGGGTTCCTGGCGCTGGGGGCCGTCACCGGGGAAGGGGTCTGGCTGGAGTTCGCCGGGTTCCTCGTGGACCTGGTGCTGGCCCGGTTCACCGCCGAGGACGGCTCGCTGTACGACACCGCGCATGACGCGGAGCAGCTGATCAGGCGGCCGCAGGACCCGACCGACACCGCGGCTCCCTCCGGCTGGACCGCCGCCGCCGGCGCGCTGCTCTCGTACGCCGCGCACACCGGTTCGCAGGCGCACCGTACGGCGGCCGAGCGGGCGCTCGCCGTGGTGCACGCGCTCGGGCCGCGCGCTCCGCGTTTCATCGGGCACGGGCTGGCGGTCGCCGAGGCGCTGGTCGACGGGCCGCGGGAGGTCGCGGTGGTTGGGCATCCGGAGGATCCGGCGCGGGCCGAGCTGCACCGGGTCGCGTTGCTGGGGACGGCTCCCGGTGCGGTCGTGGCGACGGGTCTGCCGGGGGCGGCGGACGGCAGTGGCGGGGAGTTCCCCCTTCTGGCCGAGCGCGCGCTCATGCACGAGCTCCCCACGGCGTATGTGTGTCGACATTTCGTCTGCGCGCGGCCTACGACCGATCCGGTCGAGCTGGCGGAGCAGTTGGGGACGGTTCGTCCCTGA
- a CDS encoding ArnT family glycosyltransferase yields MTTTLPTATDPQPGAATTTDAAVDASTGAARIPRQRSGGLGVRPPAPARPLVRFRSSRPDLLLCGALLLAILLVQGWNITNFPTLSDDEGTYLAQAWAVQQGKGLAHYTYWYDHPPLGWIQIAGLTYLPSLFVPDSMTVAPMRFSMLAVSAASAVLLYVLARRLWLPRWAAGLAMGLFGLSPLSVVLQREIFLDNIAVMWMLLAFCLAASPSRHLWHHFASGLAAATAVLTKETMLVVLPALLVTMWRHSHRDTRKFAVTGAVTACVLIGVTYPLYALLNAELLPGSGHVSLIGGIVYQMGRAGSGFILDPGSGSHGVFESWLYYDTVLPLGGLAGAVLLLVTIRWSVTARALAGPALAVVILALVALRPSGYLPAMYVIQALPFLALVLAGGAASVTHAVLRRRRAPGERRALAYGRWALIGVLAASALVYLVPRWYDGNRTALTVDANAPYRQAAAWLGREVSEPATTRVLVDDALWLDAVHHGFDPGLGAIWFYKADLDPAVTKTLPGGWRDIDYVVSSPTVRRDAAQLPNVKAALEHSTAVAVFGTGEDRIEIRRTDTTGTTGTTDTADRTGPTDPTVNGS; encoded by the coding sequence GTGACCACCACTCTGCCCACGGCCACTGATCCCCAGCCCGGTGCCGCCACCACCACCGACGCCGCTGTCGACGCCTCCACCGGGGCCGCCCGCATCCCGCGCCAGCGCAGCGGCGGGCTCGGGGTCCGCCCGCCCGCGCCCGCCCGGCCGCTCGTCCGGTTCCGTTCCTCGCGCCCCGATCTGCTGCTGTGCGGGGCGCTGCTGCTCGCGATCCTGCTGGTCCAGGGCTGGAACATCACCAACTTCCCGACCCTCAGCGACGACGAGGGCACCTACCTCGCGCAGGCCTGGGCCGTCCAGCAGGGCAAGGGGCTGGCCCACTACACCTATTGGTACGACCACCCCCCGCTCGGCTGGATCCAGATAGCGGGCCTGACCTACCTGCCGTCGCTGTTCGTGCCCGACTCGATGACCGTCGCACCGATGCGGTTCTCGATGCTCGCGGTCTCCGCCGCCAGCGCGGTCCTGCTGTACGTGCTCGCGCGCCGGCTCTGGCTGCCGCGCTGGGCGGCGGGTCTGGCCATGGGCCTGTTCGGGCTCTCCCCGCTCTCGGTGGTGCTGCAGCGGGAGATCTTCCTCGACAACATCGCCGTGATGTGGATGCTGCTGGCCTTCTGCCTCGCCGCGTCCCCCAGCCGTCACCTGTGGCACCACTTCGCCTCCGGACTGGCGGCCGCCACCGCCGTGCTGACCAAGGAGACGATGCTGGTGGTGCTCCCGGCGCTGCTGGTGACCATGTGGCGCCACAGCCACCGGGACACCCGCAAGTTCGCCGTCACCGGCGCGGTCACCGCCTGTGTGCTCATCGGGGTGACGTATCCCCTGTACGCGCTGCTCAACGCGGAGCTGCTGCCCGGCTCCGGCCACGTCTCGCTCATCGGCGGGATCGTCTACCAGATGGGCCGGGCCGGTTCCGGCTTCATCCTGGACCCCGGCTCCGGCTCGCACGGGGTCTTCGAGTCCTGGCTGTACTACGACACGGTGCTGCCGCTCGGCGGTCTGGCCGGCGCGGTCCTGCTCCTCGTCACCATCCGCTGGTCGGTCACGGCGCGGGCGCTCGCGGGCCCGGCGCTGGCCGTGGTCATCCTCGCCCTCGTCGCCCTGCGGCCCTCCGGCTACCTCCCGGCGATGTACGTGATCCAGGCGCTGCCGTTCCTGGCGCTGGTCCTCGCCGGGGGCGCGGCCAGCGTCACCCACGCCGTGCTGCGCCGCCGCCGCGCGCCGGGGGAGCGGCGGGCCCTGGCCTACGGGCGGTGGGCGCTGATCGGCGTCCTGGCCGCCTCGGCCCTCGTGTACCTCGTCCCGCGCTGGTACGACGGCAACCGGACGGCGCTGACGGTCGACGCGAACGCCCCGTACCGGCAGGCCGCGGCCTGGCTCGGGCGCGAGGTGAGCGAGCCGGCCACGACCCGGGTGCTGGTCGACGACGCGCTGTGGCTGGACGCCGTGCACCACGGGTTCGACCCGGGGCTCGGGGCCATCTGGTTCTACAAGGCCGACCTGGACCCGGCGGTCACCAAGACCCTGCCGGGCGGCTGGCGGGACATCGACTACGTGGTCTCCTCGCCCACCGTCCGGCGCGACGCGGCGCAACTGCCGAACGTGAAGGCGGCGTTGGAGCATTCGACGGCGGTCGCCGTCTTCGGTACGGGTGAGGACCGCATCGAGATCCGGCGCACGGACACCACGGGCACCACGGGCACCACGGACACCGCGGACCGTACCGGCCCCACGGACCCCACCGTCAACGGGAGTTGA
- a CDS encoding DUF4344 domain-containing metallopeptidase, translating to MTRRWGTRGPVATAIALLLATAACGLLPPEPVPTSGFWLRYEKAAPADEADARFLRNWQLAEFTLADLNDYVDLPHLVTVRAKSCHGEGTGYDPDTRTIELCYDDLAEQREHFDDEDLSELVRETIYHEAGHALIDALDLPDEGARAEEDAADRFAQVALLTRDPEGDDTLLMAARAYDLSAAADPTPDPTDEHAPDATRAESHRCAVQGAFPTRHKSLATPARADCAATWTRTRDAWLEALVPLLVGQ from the coding sequence ATGACCAGACGTTGGGGAACTCGGGGACCGGTCGCCACGGCAATCGCGCTGCTCCTGGCGACCGCCGCCTGCGGGCTCTTGCCGCCGGAACCGGTGCCCACCAGCGGCTTCTGGCTCCGCTACGAGAAGGCCGCGCCGGCCGACGAGGCCGACGCCCGGTTCCTCCGCAACTGGCAGCTCGCCGAGTTCACCCTCGCCGACCTCAACGACTACGTCGACCTCCCCCACCTGGTCACCGTCCGCGCCAAGTCCTGCCACGGCGAAGGCACCGGCTACGACCCGGACACCCGCACCATCGAGCTCTGCTACGACGACCTGGCGGAGCAGCGCGAACACTTCGACGACGAGGACCTCTCGGAACTCGTCCGGGAGACGATCTACCACGAGGCGGGCCACGCCCTCATCGACGCCCTGGACCTCCCGGACGAGGGAGCCCGCGCCGAGGAGGACGCCGCCGACCGCTTCGCGCAGGTGGCCCTCTTGACCCGCGACCCCGAAGGCGACGACACCCTCCTGATGGCGGCCCGCGCCTACGACCTGTCGGCCGCCGCCGACCCCACGCCCGACCCCACGGACGAACACGCCCCGGACGCCACCCGCGCCGAATCCCACCGCTGCGCGGTCCAGGGCGCCTTCCCGACCCGCCACAAATCCCTGGCGACCCCGGCCCGCGCCGATTGCGCCGCCACCTGGACCCGCACCCGCGACGCCTGGCTGGAGGCTCTTGTGCCGTTGCTAGTGGGGCAGTAG
- a CDS encoding glycosyltransferase translates to MSEDLWSPHAPPLPEAAVEAPAPGSVTLIVPTFNEAGNVAELLRRLAAALPAHLPCSVLFVDDSTDDTPAVIEKAALECAFPVAVLHRESLDGGLGGAVVAGIARADTDWIVVMDADLQHPPHLVPELVGEGERTGADLVVASRYIAGGSRAGLAGSYRIAVSRGATWLTKGLFPRALRGISDPMSGFFAMRRSAVTQEALKPLGYKILLELAVRCRPARVAEVPFVFQDRFSGESKSTAREGLRFLTHLASLRSATPLARMIGFGLVGLSGFVPNLAALWMLTHTGMNYLLAEVVANQAGVLWNFLLIETLLFRDRRRHRHWADRFGRFTLLANADLLLRIPLIAVFVGTWGFGVLSATALALVVTFVLRFAATEALVYLPRKAGSARTS, encoded by the coding sequence ATGAGCGAAGACCTGTGGTCCCCGCATGCCCCGCCCCTACCGGAGGCCGCCGTCGAGGCGCCCGCCCCCGGCAGTGTCACCCTCATCGTCCCGACCTTCAACGAGGCCGGAAACGTGGCGGAGTTGCTGCGCAGGCTGGCCGCCGCGCTGCCCGCGCACCTGCCCTGCTCGGTGCTGTTCGTCGACGACTCCACGGACGACACCCCGGCCGTCATCGAGAAGGCCGCCCTGGAGTGCGCCTTCCCGGTGGCGGTCCTGCACCGCGAGAGCCTGGACGGCGGGCTCGGCGGGGCGGTCGTGGCGGGGATCGCGCGGGCGGACACGGACTGGATCGTCGTCATGGACGCCGACCTCCAGCATCCGCCCCACCTGGTCCCCGAGCTCGTCGGGGAGGGGGAGCGCACCGGCGCCGACCTGGTCGTGGCCTCCCGGTACATCGCCGGGGGCAGCCGGGCCGGGCTCGCCGGGAGTTACCGGATCGCCGTCTCGCGCGGAGCGACCTGGCTGACCAAGGGGCTCTTCCCGCGGGCCCTGCGCGGGATCAGCGATCCGATGAGCGGGTTCTTCGCGATGCGCCGCTCGGCCGTCACCCAGGAGGCGCTGAAGCCGCTGGGCTACAAGATCCTGCTGGAGCTGGCCGTGCGCTGCCGGCCGGCTCGGGTGGCCGAGGTGCCCTTCGTCTTCCAGGACCGATTTTCGGGGGAGTCGAAGTCCACCGCCCGTGAGGGCCTGCGCTTCCTGACCCATCTCGCCTCGCTGCGGTCCGCGACCCCGCTGGCCCGCATGATCGGCTTCGGGCTGGTCGGGCTCTCCGGCTTCGTCCCGAACCTGGCCGCGCTGTGGATGCTCACGCACACCGGGATGAACTACCTGCTCGCCGAGGTGGTGGCGAACCAGGCCGGGGTGCTGTGGAACTTCCTCCTCATCGAGACCCTGCTGTTCCGCGACCGGCGCCGCCACCGGCACTGGGCCGACCGGTTCGGGCGCTTCACCCTGCTGGCCAATGCCGATCTGCTGCTGCGGATCCCGCTGATCGCGGTGTTCGTCGGCACCTGGGGCTTCGGCGTCCTGTCCGCGACCGCGCTCGCGCTGGTCGTCACCTTCGTCCTGCGTTTCGCGGCGACGGAGGCCCTCGTCTACCTCCCGCGCAAGGCGGGCTCCGCCCGCACGAGTTGA
- a CDS encoding glycosyltransferase, whose amino-acid sequence MFISVFICVVSLALFWMAAFTLWWQMHAWRTPETLASTRFDRPDGGGRLAFSLLLPARHEQAVLEHTIERLLESSHRDYEIIVIVGHDDPGTAEVAERAAARAPGLVRVITDHHEVKNKPKALNTALPHCRGDIVGVFDAEDQVHPELLSHVDHAFRATEADVVQGGVQLINFHSSWYSLRNCLEYFFWFRSRLHLHAEKGFIPLGGNTVFVRTEVLREAGGWDPNCLAEDCDLGVRLSSVGKKVVVAYDSDMVTREETPGSLVSLLKQRTRWNQGFLQVYRKKDWQQLPGRGQRWLARYTLMTPFMQATSGVVIPVNFAVAVFLDVPVGVAIVTFLPMITAMVTFVFEVVGLHDFGRQYGLRVRFTHYVKLVVGGPFYQVMLAGAAIRAVWREQRGRNEWELTSHTGAHLASASASASVTASASASASASGAPSTPGIRSSAGAPSTLTREDSPR is encoded by the coding sequence TTGTTCATATCCGTGTTCATTTGTGTCGTTTCGCTCGCGCTCTTCTGGATGGCGGCGTTCACGCTCTGGTGGCAGATGCACGCCTGGCGGACGCCCGAGACGCTCGCCTCGACCCGTTTCGACCGCCCCGACGGCGGCGGCCGGCTGGCCTTCTCGCTGCTGCTGCCCGCCCGCCACGAGCAGGCGGTCCTGGAGCACACCATCGAGCGGCTCCTGGAGTCGAGCCACCGCGACTACGAGATCATCGTGATCGTCGGCCACGACGACCCCGGGACCGCGGAGGTGGCCGAACGTGCGGCCGCCCGCGCGCCCGGTCTCGTACGCGTCATCACCGACCACCACGAGGTCAAGAACAAGCCGAAGGCCCTCAACACCGCCCTCCCGCACTGCCGGGGCGACATCGTCGGGGTCTTCGACGCCGAGGACCAGGTCCATCCCGAGCTGCTGTCCCACGTGGACCACGCCTTCCGCGCCACCGAGGCCGATGTGGTCCAGGGCGGGGTCCAGCTCATCAACTTCCACTCCAGCTGGTACAGCCTGCGCAACTGCCTGGAGTACTTCTTCTGGTTCCGCTCCCGGCTGCACCTGCACGCCGAGAAGGGCTTCATCCCGCTCGGCGGCAACACCGTCTTCGTGCGCACCGAGGTGCTGCGCGAGGCCGGCGGCTGGGATCCGAACTGCCTCGCCGAGGACTGTGACCTGGGCGTACGGCTGTCCTCCGTCGGCAAGAAGGTGGTCGTCGCCTACGACTCCGACATGGTGACCCGCGAGGAGACCCCGGGTTCCCTGGTCAGTCTGCTCAAGCAGCGCACCCGCTGGAACCAGGGCTTCCTCCAGGTGTACCGCAAGAAGGACTGGCAGCAGCTGCCCGGCCGCGGCCAGCGCTGGCTGGCCCGCTACACGCTGATGACCCCGTTCATGCAGGCCACCTCCGGGGTCGTGATCCCGGTGAACTTCGCCGTGGCCGTCTTCCTCGACGTGCCCGTCGGCGTCGCGATCGTCACCTTCCTGCCGATGATCACCGCGATGGTGACCTTCGTCTTCGAAGTGGTCGGCCTGCACGACTTCGGCCGCCAGTACGGGCTGCGGGTGCGCTTCACGCACTACGTCAAGCTCGTGGTCGGCGGCCCGTTCTACCAGGTGATGCTGGCCGGCGCCGCGATCCGCGCGGTCTGGCGCGAGCAGCGCGGACGCAACGAGTGGGAGCTCACCAGCCACACCGGAGCCCACCTCGCCTCGGCGTCCGCGTCCGCTTCGGTGACCGCGTCCGCGTCCGCGTCCGCGAGCGCGTCCGGAGCCCCGAGCACGCCCGGCATCCGTAGCAGTGCCGGCGCCCCGAGCACCCTCACCCGAGAGGACAGCCCCCGGTGA